In Carboxydocella sporoproducens DSM 16521, a single window of DNA contains:
- a CDS encoding SigF/SigG family RNA polymerase sporulation sigma factor, whose amino-acid sequence MANLFKDMNLPYYPLLTEEETRDLLQKSVRGDQEAREKLINHNLRLVFNLVQRFAGKGYDLEDLFQIGVIGLMKAVDRFNPDFDVRFSTYAVPMVLGEIRRYLRDDQPVKLTRSIKEGAVKVHKMRETLMKELGREPTVQELAGALDMAADEVLATLEAMQAPVSMQEALYQDDGDPVLLEDRLTEEGTGEKMLEKLALKEVIDKLPPRDRQLLILRFFEDKTQMQVAEILGISQVQVSRLERQALQNLRALLSG is encoded by the coding sequence ATGGCTAACCTGTTTAAAGATATGAATTTGCCCTATTATCCCCTATTAACAGAGGAAGAGACCAGAGACTTGCTGCAAAAAAGTGTCAGGGGCGATCAGGAGGCCAGGGAAAAACTGATCAACCATAATCTGCGACTGGTATTTAATCTGGTCCAGCGCTTTGCCGGTAAGGGTTATGACCTGGAAGACCTGTTTCAAATCGGTGTCATAGGTTTAATGAAGGCTGTGGATCGTTTTAATCCCGATTTTGATGTGCGTTTTTCCACCTATGCTGTACCTATGGTTTTAGGGGAAATTCGCCGCTATCTCCGGGATGATCAGCCGGTAAAACTGACCCGTTCAATTAAGGAGGGGGCAGTGAAGGTACATAAAATGCGAGAGACTTTAATGAAAGAACTGGGCCGCGAACCAACGGTCCAGGAGCTGGCAGGGGCTCTGGATATGGCAGCAGATGAAGTGCTGGCTACGCTGGAGGCCATGCAGGCTCCCGTTTCCATGCAAGAAGCCTTGTATCAGGATGATGGTGACCCGGTTCTGCTGGAGGACCGATTGACTGAAGAGGGTACAGGAGAAAAAATGCTGGAGAAACTGGCTCTTAAGGAAGTAATAGATAAATTGCCACCCCGGGACCGGCAGCTTCTTATTTTGCGCTTTTTTGAAGATAAAACCCAGATGCAGGTGGCAGAGATTCTGGGCATTTCCCAGGTTCAGGTCTCTCGCCTGGAGCGGCAAGCTTTGCAAAATTTACGAGCTTTACTGTCAGGTTAG
- a CDS encoding dodecin family protein has translation MFVKVVELVGESPIGWKDAVQRAVEEASRSVQNITGVEVYNMTANVEDGKLTEFKANVKIAYTDEVLK, from the coding sequence ATGTTTGTCAAGGTAGTAGAACTGGTAGGCGAGTCTCCCATTGGCTGGAAGGATGCAGTGCAGAGGGCGGTGGAGGAAGCATCCAGGAGTGTTCAGAACATCACCGGCGTGGAAGTATATAATATGACCGCCAACGTTGAAGATGGTAAACTGACAGAATTTAAAGCCAATGTTAAGATCGCTTACACTGATGAAGTACTGAAATAA
- a CDS encoding CoA transferase, whose protein sequence is MLDGVTVLELAAVLPGRYAGRILADLGARVVRVVEPAGQEYFQGTDLGRNLNEGKETVFLDLNDPEQRQSFFNYVSEAQVLLCNFRPERLKKLNIEYKGLKKYRPDLVCCLISGFGQNSIYGNQGAHDLNFQAMSGLLFGPHFPVSALSGALWAVIAVLAGLYQQQKTGEGIFLDIAILAGMLEWSGLIAEQKNVRPTVNNWIYATKDDGQVAISALERHFWRRFCERLARPDLLDFYNVPIAADHPAYITLVELFASKTRQEWEELLADADCCFSSVLPVSEALTSCYLQERRKGWPRTLAVKLFSEL, encoded by the coding sequence ATGCTTGACGGGGTTACGGTGCTTGAACTGGCGGCAGTCCTGCCGGGGCGTTATGCGGGCAGGATTCTGGCTGACTTAGGAGCCCGGGTGGTCAGGGTGGTGGAGCCAGCCGGGCAGGAATATTTCCAGGGGACAGACCTGGGCAGAAACCTGAACGAAGGCAAGGAAACTGTTTTTCTGGACCTTAATGATCCTGAGCAACGACAATCTTTTTTTAACTATGTCTCAGAAGCTCAGGTCTTGCTCTGTAATTTTCGTCCGGAGCGCCTCAAAAAGCTGAACATTGAATATAAAGGATTGAAAAAATATCGGCCTGATTTGGTTTGTTGCCTGATTTCCGGTTTTGGTCAGAATAGCATCTATGGCAATCAGGGGGCTCATGATCTCAATTTCCAGGCGATGAGCGGCCTGCTGTTCGGACCTCATTTTCCAGTAAGTGCTTTAAGTGGTGCTCTCTGGGCCGTGATTGCAGTTCTGGCTGGACTATATCAGCAGCAAAAAACAGGGGAAGGAATTTTCCTTGATATTGCTATTTTAGCCGGAATGCTGGAGTGGTCGGGGCTTATAGCAGAGCAGAAAAATGTTCGTCCTACGGTGAACAACTGGATCTATGCGACCAAAGATGATGGTCAGGTTGCCATTTCAGCACTGGAACGACATTTCTGGCGGCGTTTTTGTGAGCGCCTGGCCAGGCCTGACTTGCTGGATTTTTATAATGTCCCTATAGCAGCGGACCACCCGGCATATATCACCCTGGTGGAGCTGTTTGCCAGCAAAACTCGTCAGGAATGGGAAGAGCTGCTGGCTGATGCTGATTGTTGTTTTAGCTCGGTTTTACCAGTTTCGGAAGCATTGACATCCTGTTATTTGCAGGAAAGAAGAAAAGGCTGGCCGCGAACTCTGGCAGTAAAACTCTTTTCGGAACTTTAA
- the spoVAC gene encoding stage V sporulation protein AC: MGILAQYPGKKNKQKAYQQMIQELAPRPPVLKNAFFAFFFGGLICTVGQLLINFYQRQGLSFLDSTAATAATLVFVAAFLTGLGVWDTFGRIAGAGAIVPITGFANSMVAAALEYKREGMVFGVAARLFTIAGPVIVFGTVTAWLVGLLFYLVGGGK, translated from the coding sequence ATGGGTATTCTGGCACAATATCCTGGTAAAAAAAATAAACAGAAGGCATATCAGCAAATGATTCAGGAGTTAGCGCCCAGGCCGCCAGTATTGAAAAATGCCTTTTTTGCTTTCTTTTTCGGAGGTTTAATTTGCACTGTCGGGCAATTGTTAATTAATTTTTATCAGAGACAGGGATTGAGTTTTCTGGATAGCACAGCGGCAACTGCAGCTACACTGGTTTTTGTAGCTGCCTTTCTCACCGGTCTAGGGGTTTGGGATACATTTGGGCGAATTGCCGGTGCTGGAGCGATTGTTCCAATTACCGGTTTTGCTAACTCTATGGTAGCAGCGGCACTGGAGTATAAACGCGAAGGAATGGTTTTTGGGGTTGCCGCCCGGCTATTTACCATTGCTGGTCCTGTGATTGTTTTTGGTACGGTAACGGCCTGGTTAGTTGGACTGTTATTTTACCTGGTAGGGGGAGGGAAATAG
- a CDS encoding acyl-CoA dehydratase activase-related protein, whose amino-acid sequence MRKIKISEKRAPRVGIPRALLYYSYNPFWTEFFRQIGAEPILSPETNKEILDAGVRLAVDEACLPVKVFLGHVQAVINLGVDYLFIPRLVAVEKRAYICPKFLGLPDMARACLKLPVPLLKPTINLNGGRRQLWLAARETAEQLGVHPIQAGRALLKAWVFWQKAGGISWWRQHTRSLRGENSRRGLKVAVIAHPYNLYDNYINLGLLQHLEQLGVEVVTPEDVPVQEAEAGAAQMPKRLFWTLNRHLLGTALHLAEQEGLSGLIHLSAFGCGPDSFTGEIITRRLQRAGRVSVLNLTIDEHSGEAGLVTRVEAFIDMLQRRRKQCGA is encoded by the coding sequence ATGAGAAAGATTAAAATCAGTGAGAAACGGGCTCCGCGGGTGGGGATTCCCCGGGCCCTCCTTTATTATAGCTATAATCCTTTCTGGACCGAATTTTTTCGTCAGATAGGGGCAGAGCCTATTTTATCACCGGAGACTAACAAGGAAATCCTCGATGCCGGAGTGCGTCTGGCTGTTGATGAAGCCTGTTTGCCGGTAAAGGTGTTTCTGGGGCATGTTCAGGCCGTGATTAATCTGGGTGTGGACTATCTTTTCATTCCCCGGCTGGTGGCCGTGGAGAAAAGGGCTTATATTTGTCCCAAATTCCTGGGGCTACCGGATATGGCCCGGGCCTGTTTAAAATTGCCTGTACCCTTGCTAAAGCCTACTATCAATCTGAATGGCGGACGACGGCAGCTCTGGCTGGCGGCCCGGGAGACGGCTGAACAGCTGGGAGTGCATCCGATACAAGCGGGACGAGCCCTGCTTAAAGCCTGGGTGTTCTGGCAGAAAGCCGGGGGGATCAGCTGGTGGCGCCAGCACACCCGTTCGCTGAGAGGCGAAAACAGCCGCAGGGGACTGAAAGTAGCTGTAATTGCTCATCCCTATAATCTGTATGATAATTACATTAATCTGGGGCTCCTCCAGCATTTGGAGCAGCTGGGTGTAGAAGTGGTTACTCCGGAAGATGTGCCCGTCCAGGAAGCAGAAGCGGGAGCAGCCCAAATGCCCAAAAGGCTATTTTGGACCCTGAACCGCCATTTGCTGGGAACCGCGTTACACCTGGCTGAGCAAGAAGGATTATCCGGGTTAATCCATCTCTCTGCCTTCGGCTGTGGGCCTGACTCATTTACCGGTGAAATTATTACCCGGCGTTTACAAAGAGCAGGGCGGGTGTCGGTTCTTAACCTGACTATTGATGAGCATAGCGGGGAGGCAGGGCTGGTGACGCGGGTGGAAGCCTTTATCGATATGCTGCAGAGAAGGAGGAAACAGTGCGGTGCCTAA
- a CDS encoding stage V sporulation protein AE produces the protein MGQRKRVILVTDGDKVARKAVEKAAANIKAHCISASAGNPTPISGPELLQLIREARGEPVVIMVDDRGKEGQGKGEQLARFLAKCREVEIIGAVAVASNDKGADGVRVDCSITADGKIISGPVDKEGQPEPEGHLYLEGDTVDMLRSLGVPVIVGIGDIGKQQGADSWAKGAPLTTKALRYIIEQGGNQHG, from the coding sequence ATGGGGCAACGCAAGCGGGTAATCCTGGTTACTGACGGGGACAAGGTGGCCCGTAAAGCTGTAGAGAAAGCTGCGGCTAATATTAAGGCTCACTGTATTTCTGCTTCGGCCGGCAATCCAACGCCAATAAGTGGCCCGGAATTGTTGCAGTTAATCAGGGAAGCCCGGGGTGAGCCGGTAGTAATCATGGTGGATGACCGCGGCAAGGAAGGTCAGGGGAAAGGAGAGCAGCTGGCCCGTTTCCTGGCTAAATGCCGGGAAGTAGAAATTATTGGCGCAGTAGCGGTAGCTTCCAATGACAAGGGAGCGGATGGGGTCAGAGTGGATTGTTCCATAACAGCTGATGGAAAAATAATATCCGGTCCCGTGGACAAGGAAGGGCAACCAGAGCCGGAAGGCCATCTTTATCTGGAGGGAGATACGGTAGATATGTTGCGTTCTCTGGGGGTACCAGTAATTGTTGGTATCGGGGATATAGGCAAACAGCAAGGGGCAGATAGCTGGGCGAAAGGCGCACCTTTAACGACTAAGGCTTTACGATACATTATTGAACAAGGAGGCAACCAGCATGGCTGA
- the spoIIAB gene encoding anti-sigma F factor, giving the protein MEKKNWLKIEFPALAENVALARVTVAALAAQLDFTLADIDEIKVAVSEAVSNAIIHGYDNDGRQLVVLETTLYDQGIEIRVIDRGKGIADLARAMEPAYSSMPERMGLGFTFMNSFMDNLLVETAVGQGTTVIMFKKLTGGAEDQPAS; this is encoded by the coding sequence GTGGAGAAAAAGAACTGGCTAAAAATTGAATTTCCTGCCCTGGCAGAAAATGTAGCCCTTGCCCGGGTGACTGTGGCAGCACTAGCAGCTCAACTGGATTTTACTCTGGCAGATATTGATGAAATCAAGGTGGCAGTTTCAGAAGCAGTTTCCAATGCTATAATCCACGGTTATGATAATGATGGCAGGCAATTAGTAGTGCTAGAAACTACCCTGTATGATCAGGGGATAGAAATCCGGGTCATAGACAGGGGTAAAGGTATAGCAGATTTAGCCCGCGCCATGGAGCCAGCTTATTCCAGCATGCCGGAGCGGATGGGATTGGGCTTTACTTTTATGAACTCCTTTATGGACAATTTACTGGTTGAGACCGCTGTCGGTCAGGGCACGACTGTGATTATGTTTAAAAAACTTACCGGCGGCGCTGAAGATCAGCCGGCCAGCTGA
- a CDS encoding STAS domain-containing protein produces MRLLHKKIGNTLVIRPEGELDMSVAEPFRQGVDQLLEQHPGCDLCLDLEAVSFIDSSGLGVILGRYKKLSATRLKMSICSPRPPVKRILELSGVMRIMPVYDSLEQLAQM; encoded by the coding sequence TTGCGCCTGCTGCATAAAAAAATAGGGAATACTCTGGTGATTAGGCCGGAGGGAGAACTGGATATGTCTGTGGCTGAGCCATTTCGTCAAGGAGTAGACCAATTATTGGAACAGCATCCAGGCTGTGATTTGTGTCTGGATCTTGAAGCGGTCAGCTTTATTGATAGTTCGGGTTTAGGGGTGATTCTGGGACGCTATAAAAAACTGTCAGCTACCAGGTTAAAGATGTCCATTTGTTCACCCAGGCCTCCGGTCAAAAGAATTTTAGAGCTCTCAGGGGTAATGAGGATCATGCCTGTCTACGATTCACTGGAACAACTGGCACAAATGTAA
- the spoVAD gene encoding stage V sporulation protein AD → MKGKKIGKQTIQFANPPVILATATTAGPMEAKGPLGTYYSLTYPDQLIGQKSWEQAERKMLKDAVELAISHSRLTVMDIEFLLAGDLLNQIITANFAARDLGIPLIGLYGACSTMALGLALGAMIIDGGFARHLVVAASSHYDTAERQYRYPTELGTQRPMTAQWTVTGAGAMVLGAVGEGLYITHATIGKVMDLGQDNPNDMGSAMAPAVADTILTHFGDTGRSPADYDLIISGDLASIGKALCERILKEAGFDVTNKYTDAGILVYDPIQDVHAGGSGCGCSAIVWGSWLYQEMLEGRFKRVLLVGSGSLHSPISVQQGETIPGIGHAIAVERL, encoded by the coding sequence ATGAAAGGGAAAAAAATCGGCAAACAGACGATACAGTTTGCCAATCCGCCGGTAATTCTCGCTACTGCCACCACGGCTGGGCCTATGGAAGCCAAAGGACCGTTAGGCACTTATTACAGTCTAACCTATCCTGACCAGCTGATTGGACAGAAATCCTGGGAACAGGCGGAAAGAAAGATGTTGAAGGATGCGGTGGAGCTGGCCATCAGCCATTCTCGCCTTACGGTTATGGATATCGAGTTTCTGCTAGCGGGTGATTTGTTGAATCAGATTATCACTGCCAATTTTGCGGCCAGGGATCTGGGTATACCATTGATTGGTCTGTATGGGGCCTGTTCTACCATGGCCTTAGGCCTGGCCCTGGGGGCGATGATTATAGACGGTGGTTTTGCCCGTCACCTGGTGGTTGCAGCTTCCAGTCATTATGATACTGCCGAAAGGCAGTATCGCTATCCCACTGAATTAGGAACTCAACGACCGATGACGGCACAATGGACAGTGACCGGGGCAGGGGCCATGGTTTTAGGAGCCGTTGGGGAAGGTCTGTATATTACCCATGCTACTATCGGCAAGGTGATGGATTTAGGGCAGGATAATCCCAATGATATGGGCTCAGCTATGGCGCCAGCAGTAGCTGATACCATCCTTACCCATTTTGGCGATACAGGCCGCAGTCCGGCGGATTATGACCTGATCATCAGTGGTGACCTGGCCAGTATTGGAAAGGCTCTTTGCGAAAGGATATTGAAAGAAGCTGGCTTTGATGTGACTAATAAGTATACCGATGCGGGAATATTAGTATATGACCCCATTCAGGATGTGCACGCCGGTGGCAGTGGTTGTGGCTGCTCAGCGATCGTATGGGGTAGCTGGCTTTATCAGGAAATGTTGGAAGGGCGATTTAAACGGGTTTTACTGGTGGGTTCCGGATCTTTACATAGTCCCATTTCAGTACAGCAAGGGGAGACTATCCCGGGCATTGGCCATGCCATTGCCGTCGAAAGGCTTTAG
- a CDS encoding CoA protein activase — translation MPKVTFPHMGTMAIGVKGLLRELGVETIVPPPITKRTLELGCRHSPEFACLPLKINLGNFIEAAELGADTILMAGGMGPCRFGYYAQVQREILKDLGYELEMVVLEPPEKHISQFIQRLRRITGNQPLWRVMKALRLAWHKLAALDRLERLVATLRARAYQPEEVEKAWRQVQVCLDQARTLAEIKQAVTHSQQLLYSLPVDWAKKVVRIGLTGEIYCLLEPFANLEIERRLGALGVEVERSLYLSHWINEHLFRGLIPGIPDSHQACQAASPYLNHFVGGHGQDTIGHAVLWAQKGFDGLIQVAPLTCMPEIVAQSILPQVSNELGIPAMTLYFDQHTGEAGLQTRLEAFVDLLVRQKEVNRRNESISRY, via the coding sequence GTGCCTAAAGTAACTTTTCCCCACATGGGGACGATGGCTATCGGGGTAAAGGGACTATTAAGGGAACTGGGAGTGGAAACGATTGTGCCACCTCCCATTACAAAACGCACTCTGGAACTGGGGTGTCGTCATTCCCCGGAGTTCGCCTGTTTGCCGCTGAAAATAAATCTGGGCAACTTTATTGAAGCTGCCGAGCTAGGGGCAGATACAATTTTAATGGCAGGCGGCATGGGGCCTTGCCGATTTGGCTATTATGCCCAGGTTCAACGGGAAATATTGAAAGACCTGGGTTATGAACTGGAAATGGTAGTGCTGGAACCGCCGGAGAAACACATTTCCCAGTTTATACAGCGCCTGCGGAGAATTACCGGCAATCAGCCCCTCTGGCGGGTGATGAAGGCTTTGCGCCTGGCCTGGCATAAACTGGCGGCCCTGGACCGACTGGAACGACTGGTGGCTACCTTGAGGGCCCGGGCCTACCAGCCGGAGGAAGTGGAAAAAGCCTGGCGCCAGGTCCAGGTCTGCCTGGATCAGGCCCGGACTCTGGCGGAAATTAAGCAGGCGGTGACGCATTCCCAGCAACTGCTGTACAGTTTGCCAGTGGATTGGGCCAAAAAAGTTGTGCGTATCGGTTTAACGGGAGAGATTTATTGCCTGCTGGAGCCCTTTGCCAACCTGGAAATTGAACGCCGCTTAGGAGCGCTGGGGGTCGAGGTGGAACGGAGTCTGTATTTGAGCCATTGGATCAATGAACATCTTTTTCGGGGATTGATCCCCGGTATTCCGGATAGCCATCAGGCCTGTCAGGCTGCCAGTCCTTATTTAAATCATTTCGTGGGCGGACATGGTCAGGATACCATTGGCCATGCAGTATTGTGGGCTCAGAAAGGTTTTGATGGCTTGATTCAGGTTGCTCCTCTGACCTGTATGCCGGAAATTGTAGCGCAGAGTATTTTGCCTCAAGTGAGCAATGAGCTGGGCATTCCTGCCATGACGCTCTATTTTGACCAGCATACCGGTGAGGCTGGCTTGCAGACCAGACTGGAGGCCTTTG
- a CDS encoding sugar ABC transporter permease, whose protein sequence is MKKNLHKYTILLVLLAMGIISTVITDGAFARPENIMNLAVQVVVNGILAVGMTLIILTGGIDLGVGSVMALIGVVVAKLQLTYHFSTWSSVLISLALGLGIGLWNGFFITKFKLPPFIVTLGSMTIARGLALVISKGSAIAPVNNTFAMLATWQLPSLVAVVLTAIIGGLILFRNIRNKHWLDGIATALVTLFVIWVLLNSRGLPLPVIIFAIVAALGIFVLKRTTFGRYLYAYGGNVQATRLSGINVDKLLIWDYVIMGGLAALAGLVLASRMAAGVPTAGNMAELDAIASVVIGGTSLAGGAGAVGGSVIGAFIIGLLNNVLVILNVEANYQYIIKGFIIMGAVMLDTLKQKRG, encoded by the coding sequence ATGAAAAAGAATCTGCATAAATACACGATCTTGCTGGTTCTACTGGCAATGGGAATTATTTCAACAGTAATTACTGATGGTGCTTTTGCCCGGCCAGAAAATATTATGAATCTGGCGGTACAGGTAGTTGTCAATGGCATACTGGCTGTGGGTATGACCCTGATCATTCTTACTGGCGGTATCGATCTGGGAGTAGGGTCGGTTATGGCCCTTATCGGGGTAGTTGTAGCCAAATTGCAGTTAACCTACCACTTTTCTACCTGGTCCTCTGTATTAATTTCCCTGGCTCTGGGTCTGGGGATTGGTCTCTGGAATGGCTTTTTCATCACCAAATTCAAACTCCCTCCGTTTATCGTAACGCTGGGCAGTATGACCATTGCCAGGGGTCTGGCTCTGGTTATCTCCAAAGGTAGTGCCATCGCTCCTGTCAACAATACCTTTGCTATGCTGGCGACCTGGCAGCTGCCTTCTCTGGTAGCCGTTGTCTTAACTGCCATTATTGGTGGTTTAATCCTGTTTAGAAATATCAGGAACAAACATTGGCTGGATGGCATAGCTACTGCATTGGTCACTTTATTTGTCATCTGGGTACTTTTAAATAGCCGCGGCCTGCCTTTACCGGTTATTATTTTCGCCATTGTGGCCGCTCTGGGGATCTTTGTCCTGAAAAGAACTACCTTTGGCCGTTATCTTTATGCTTATGGAGGTAATGTTCAGGCTACCCGCCTTTCCGGGATAAACGTGGATAAACTACTGATCTGGGATTATGTCATTATGGGGGGGTTGGCAGCTCTGGCTGGCCTGGTCCTGGCCAGTCGCATGGCAGCCGGGGTTCCGACCGCCGGAAATATGGCGGAACTGGATGCCATCGCCTCTGTAGTTATCGGTGGTACTAGTCTGGCCGGGGGGGCTGGGGCAGTTGGTGGCTCCGTAATTGGAGCGTTCATTATTGGCTTGCTCAATAACGTTCTGGTCATTCTCAATGTGGAAGCAAACTATCAGTATATTATTAAAGGTTTTATTATCATGGGCGCTGTAATGCTGGATACTCTGAAACAGAAGCGGGGCTAG
- the spoVAE gene encoding stage V sporulation protein AE, which yields MIYFKAFLVGGAICLLGQLLMDLTSHKITPAHILVGFVSGGALLSALGVYQPLVNWAGAGATVPLPGFGHALAQGAIKAVQAKGLLGAFAGGLQAAAVGLTAAIVFGYLIAALFNPRGD from the coding sequence ATGATTTACTTTAAGGCATTTCTGGTTGGGGGGGCAATCTGTTTACTGGGACAGCTCTTGATGGATTTAACCAGTCATAAAATCACCCCGGCTCATATTCTGGTCGGATTTGTTTCGGGGGGAGCCCTTTTAAGCGCCCTGGGTGTCTATCAGCCTCTGGTCAACTGGGCAGGGGCAGGAGCCACTGTACCTTTACCGGGGTTTGGCCATGCGCTGGCGCAGGGTGCCATTAAAGCGGTACAGGCTAAAGGGCTTTTGGGCGCTTTTGCTGGAGGCTTGCAAGCCGCCGCTGTTGGCCTTACGGCTGCCATTGTCTTTGGTTATTTAATCGCTGCCCTGTTCAATCCGCGGGGTGATTGA
- a CDS encoding spore germination protein, producing MAEREEMLSGKLGRNFQENVAQLDKILAAGICFDVHSRPLEFGQKKIQMYFVDGLVDSTSILDMTRILSMVERNDLVPATLHKLVQTYLSHGQVTTEAALDKIASHVLAGRTAFIVEGEQEAIIVEARRYPARGPEEPDLEKVVRGSRDGFTETIIFNTALIRRRIRDPKLRFIMLSGGKRSKSDICLAYIEDIASPELVADIKRRLEKLNIDGLPMAEKSVEEMITKEDNAWNPFPQVRYTERPDVAAAHLLEGHVLIMVDTSPSIMIAPTTFFHHVQHAEEYRQAPIVGAYIRWVRLLAIVASLVVVPLWLLFSLHPGLLPKALSFIGPKKIGNVPLILQFLIAEVSIDVVRMAAIHTPSPLTTSLGLIAALMIGEVAINIGMFAPEVIMYMAIAATGTFATPSYELGMALRLWRYLLIILVYALSWPGLVLGVLALFVFLARSRSFGVPYLWPLIPFNWTALKAILIRYPVPIQNSRPSILKPVDTDRQPGQSIPIPSRKPQFGKGEKEENEKD from the coding sequence ATGGCTGAACGGGAGGAAATGCTGAGCGGCAAATTGGGCCGTAATTTTCAGGAAAATGTGGCCCAGCTGGATAAAATCCTGGCTGCTGGAATTTGTTTTGATGTACATAGCCGCCCCCTGGAATTCGGTCAGAAAAAAATACAGATGTATTTTGTAGATGGTCTGGTTGACTCGACCTCCATTTTGGATATGACCCGGATTCTCTCTATGGTGGAGCGCAATGACCTGGTACCAGCCACTTTGCACAAACTGGTACAGACCTACCTCAGTCACGGCCAGGTGACCACAGAAGCTGCCCTGGACAAAATTGCTTCCCATGTACTGGCCGGTCGCACCGCTTTTATTGTGGAAGGCGAACAGGAAGCCATTATCGTTGAGGCCCGGCGCTATCCGGCCCGGGGGCCGGAGGAGCCCGATCTGGAAAAGGTAGTTCGGGGTAGCCGGGATGGCTTTACGGAAACCATTATTTTCAACACTGCCTTGATCAGGCGGCGGATCAGAGACCCCAAATTGAGATTTATCATGCTATCGGGAGGGAAGAGGTCTAAAAGCGATATTTGTCTGGCTTATATCGAGGATATCGCCAGCCCGGAACTGGTAGCTGATATCAAACGGCGTCTGGAAAAACTAAATATCGACGGTTTGCCTATGGCGGAAAAGTCTGTGGAAGAGATGATTACTAAAGAGGATAATGCCTGGAACCCTTTTCCCCAGGTACGCTATACTGAAAGGCCGGATGTGGCAGCAGCCCACTTGTTGGAAGGGCATGTGCTGATTATGGTGGATACTTCCCCCAGTATTATGATTGCACCTACAACCTTTTTTCACCACGTCCAGCATGCTGAGGAATACCGGCAGGCGCCAATCGTGGGTGCATATATCCGCTGGGTACGGTTACTGGCGATTGTAGCTTCCCTGGTAGTTGTTCCTTTATGGTTGCTTTTCTCCCTGCATCCCGGATTGTTGCCGAAAGCACTGAGTTTTATTGGGCCGAAAAAAATAGGGAATGTTCCTCTGATCCTGCAGTTTCTCATAGCTGAAGTCAGTATCGATGTGGTCAGGATGGCGGCTATCCATACTCCATCCCCATTGACCACTTCCCTGGGTTTGATCGCGGCTTTAATGATCGGTGAGGTAGCAATTAATATCGGGATGTTTGCTCCAGAGGTAATTATGTATATGGCCATTGCTGCTACTGGAACTTTTGCTACCCCCAGTTATGAGCTAGGAATGGCATTAAGATTGTGGCGCTATCTCTTGATTATACTGGTCTACGCTTTAAGCTGGCCCGGTCTGGTGCTAGGCGTGCTGGCCTTATTTGTCTTCCTGGCCCGGTCCAGGTCTTTTGGAGTACCCTATCTCTGGCCGCTAATACCTTTTAACTGGACAGCTTTGAAAGCCATTCTGATTCGTTATCCAGTACCGATTCAGAACAGCCGGCCCAGCATCCTGAAGCCAGTAGATACTGACCGGCAACCGGGGCAGTCCATTCCTATTCCCTCACGGAAACCTCAGTTTGGAAAAGGAGAGAAAGAGGAAAATGAGAAAGATTAA